The genome window CTCGAGCTGGATCGGCATCGGCGGTGGCTGCGTCGACGCCACGTGCACCGTCCCCGACTCCACCCTGATCCAGACGGGCACCGAGCAGGATGTCGCCGCCGACGGCACACCGAGCTATTCGGCCTGGTGGGAGATCATCCCCGCACCGAGCCTGACGATCAGCACCATGAGCGTCCACCCCGGTGACCACATGCACGCCAATATCTCCGAGCTCGTGCCCCTGACCGAGGTGTGGACGATCACCATCCAGGACGTCAGCACCGGTCAGACCTTCACCCAGACGGTGCCCTACCCCTCGACCCATCTGACGGCCGAGTGGATCACCGAGACCCCGACCCTGATCAGCACGAGTGGCACGAGCCTCGCGGCGATGCCCAACCTGTCGGGAGCGTCCTTCTCGTCGGCCAAGACGAACTCGGCCCCCGCCGGCTTGAAGCCCTCCGAGGAGATCCAGCTCGTGAACACGAGCGGCCAGGTCCTGGCGACGCCCTCGGCACCCAACGGCACCGCCGACGGGTTCAACGTCTGCACGTACGCCACGAGCTGCTAGCAGTTCCCGCCCTACCCCTTGTCTTCGTCGGCCCGGCCAATATGGCCGGGCCGACGTCGTTGTAGGGGCCGTGCGCGACCACCAGGTCAGGTTGGGGTAACGTAACCTAACCGTAATGCGGGCGTCGGCCCCTGGCCGGTGCCAGCGAGGGCCGGATGTGGGCTTGGCTTGAGCTGACAGGGCGAGGGCGATGCGACAGCTGTGGGCGGATCCAGGACGCCGGGCACGACCGGGCGACGGCGATGTGCAGGCCGACGCGGCCTCGGATCCGCAGCCCCCCAGCCTCGTTCGCCCCGCGATCCTCGGCTTCCTCGCCACCACCGCCATCACCATCGGGGCGTCCCAGCCCGCCTCGCCCTTCACCCTCAAGCAGCCCGGCGCCTGGTACTTCGGCATCCCGGATCCGGGCGGGCACGCCGAGGGGCTGCTCCTCAGCCTGGTGCTGGTGTTCGCCGGGATGATGGTGCTCTCCAGGATCTGGTACGACCTGGCCCGACTGCTCAAGCGCCAGAGCGGCGTGCCGGTGAAGAAGCTGGCTGTCATCTTTGCCATCTGGGTGCTGCCACTGCTCGTGGCGCCCCCCCTGTTCAGTCGCGACGTGTACAGCTACGCCGCCCAGGGGGACATGGTCACCCACGGGATCACCCCCTATCAGTACGGCCCGAGCACGCTGGGCGCGGGCCCGTTCGTGACGAACGTGGACCCGCTGTGGGGCAACGCCCCTGCGCCCTATGGTCCGGTCTTCCTGCGGGTCGACGGCCTGCTCGTCAATGTCACCGGCCACAACCCGCTGGCGACCGTGGTGGGCCTGCGCCTGTTGGCCCTGGTGGGTGTCATCCTCATGGCCGTCTTCATCCCCAAGCTGGCCGAGGCCTACGGACGTGATCCGGCCAGCGCGTTCACCCTCGCCGTCCTCAATCCGATCACCCTCCTCCACCTCGTCGGGGGCGCCCACAACGACGCCCTGATGCTCGGTCTGCTCGTCGCGGGCCTGGCCCTGGCCAAACGTGGAAGACCCGTGCTGGGCATCGTGATCTGCACCCTTGCCGCCGCCATCAAGGTCCCTGCCGCGGTCGGCATCCTCTACATCGGATGGGACTGGCTGGGGACCGATGTGCCGTGGCGAGAACGGGTCCGACCCCTGTTCACCGCCGCCCTCCTCGCCGGGGGGGTGATGGCCGTGCTGGCCAACGTGACCGGCATGGGATGGGGCTGGGTGACATCCCTCGGCACTCCTGACGCCGTCCGCTCGATGATCGCTCCCTCGACCTTCCTCGGCACGTGGGGCGGGCACCTGTCCCACGCCCTGGGCGTGGGGCCGAGCCCGCATGCGGTTCTCTCGATGGCGCGCGGCCTCGGGTTGGTCGCCGCCGGCGTGGCCGGGGCGGTCCTGTTCCTCCGGAGCCACCGGATCGGCAGCGTCCAGGCTCTCGCCTTCACCCTGCTCGCCATCGTGGTCCTGGGGCCGGTCGTGCAACCCTGGTACGTGGCCTGGGGGCTGATCGTGCTCGCTCCGGTCGCCGTCGGGCGGGCCTGGGGTGTGCTCATCGGCCTGTCGATCGGCGTCTCGTTCCTCGAGCTGCCGGGGGCTCGACTCCTGCTGGACGAGCTCAGCCGTAACAACATCGCCTACGTCCTGTTGTCGATCGTGGCCCTACTGATCACCCTGGCGGTGACCACGCCGTTCGGCGGCGCCGTCGCCCGCGCTCGGCGCGTCCTGCTCGAACGGATGTTGCCCCCGGCTCCCGCGCCGGAGCCGACTCAGAGCATCCGCTGAAGCACGGCCACATCCAGCCAGCGGTTCAGCTTGCGGCCCACCTCCCGCTCCACCCCCACGAGCTCGAACCCACACGATCGATGGAGCGCGATGGAGGGCTGGTTGTCCCCGACGACTCGACCCACCACGGTGTGGAACCCGTGCGCCGTCGCCAGGCGGGTGAGCTCGGCCAGCAGCGCGCGTCCGACCCCCTGCGCCCGGCGCCCGCTGTCCACGTAGACCGAGTCTTCGACCGTGGTGGCGTAGGCCGGCCGGTCGCGGTAGCGCGAGAGGGACCCGAAGCCGAGCAGGGAGCTGCCGGAGGTGGCCACGATGGCCGGATAGGCCCCGGCGTGCTCGGCCAGCCAGCTTCGTTGCTCCTCCGGGCTCCGGGGAACGATGTCGAAGGTCGCCGTCGAGAGGACCTCGTGGTTGTAGATGGCCCGGATGGCCTCGGCGTCGGCCAGCGTGGAGGGCCGGATCAGCATGTGGTCGACGTTACCCACCGTGATCGTCCTGGAGCCGGCCTCCCGTCGGCTTGGGATCGCCCGGCGGGCCGGGGACTATCATCGGGCATCGCGGTCGGCCAGGTCCGCCACGGCCCCCTTAGCTCAGTCGGCAGAGCACAGCCATGGTAAGGCTGGTGTCGTCGGTTCGATTCCGACAGGGGGCTCACCCTGGCGGCGTAGCTCAGTTGGTTAGAGCACACGGCTCATAATCGTGGGGTCGTCGGTTCGAGTCCGACCGCCGCTACCAGCAAACCGACAGTCACCGGTGTGAAAGGAGGCAGGCCGTGCCCAGAGCGGACAAGCGGGTGAAAGTCACCCTGGCCTGCGAGATGTGCAAGCGACGCAACTACATCACCATGAAGAACAGGCAGAATGATCGCGAGCGCATCGAGATGAAGAAGTACTGCCGATGGGATCGCCAGCACACCCTGCACCGCGAGACCCGCTGATGGTAACGGCAGCGGGCCTCCGGAGGTCTTAGGGGTGATGGCCGACGCCGCCGCCGAGCTCGTGGCCAGGGCCAAGTCAGGCGAGCGATCGGCGTTCGAGGATCTCGTCAGGGAGACATATGCCGACACCTACGCC of Acidimicrobiales bacterium contains these proteins:
- a CDS encoding G1 family glutamic endopeptidase — its product is MPKQVPMFSVRRATVLSVLPLMAALFAASPAGPATAAGATTPAKYHRLLIPFGANKSNNWSGYNQGTVEQGSKLFSQISGDWTVPTATQHKAGEAENSSSWIGIGGGCVDATCTVPDSTLIQTGTEQDVAADGTPSYSAWWEIIPAPSLTISTMSVHPGDHMHANISELVPLTEVWTITIQDVSTGQTFTQTVPYPSTHLTAEWITETPTLISTSGTSLAAMPNLSGASFSSAKTNSAPAGLKPSEEIQLVNTSGQVLATPSAPNGTADGFNVCTYATSC
- the mptB gene encoding polyprenol phosphomannose-dependent alpha 1,6 mannosyltransferase MptB, which codes for MRQLWADPGRRARPGDGDVQADAASDPQPPSLVRPAILGFLATTAITIGASQPASPFTLKQPGAWYFGIPDPGGHAEGLLLSLVLVFAGMMVLSRIWYDLARLLKRQSGVPVKKLAVIFAIWVLPLLVAPPLFSRDVYSYAAQGDMVTHGITPYQYGPSTLGAGPFVTNVDPLWGNAPAPYGPVFLRVDGLLVNVTGHNPLATVVGLRLLALVGVILMAVFIPKLAEAYGRDPASAFTLAVLNPITLLHLVGGAHNDALMLGLLVAGLALAKRGRPVLGIVICTLAAAIKVPAAVGILYIGWDWLGTDVPWRERVRPLFTAALLAGGVMAVLANVTGMGWGWVTSLGTPDAVRSMIAPSTFLGTWGGHLSHALGVGPSPHAVLSMARGLGLVAAGVAGAVLFLRSHRIGSVQALAFTLLAIVVLGPVVQPWYVAWGLIVLAPVAVGRAWGVLIGLSIGVSFLELPGARLLLDELSRNNIAYVLLSIVALLITLAVTTPFGGAVARARRVLLERMLPPAPAPEPTQSIR
- a CDS encoding GNAT family N-acetyltransferase, which translates into the protein MGNVDHMLIRPSTLADAEAIRAIYNHEVLSTATFDIVPRSPEEQRSWLAEHAGAYPAIVATSGSSLLGFGSLSRYRDRPAYATTVEDSVYVDSGRRAQGVGRALLAELTRLATAHGFHTVVGRVVGDNQPSIALHRSCGFELVGVEREVGRKLNRWLDVAVLQRML
- the rpmG gene encoding 50S ribosomal protein L33 produces the protein MPRADKRVKVTLACEMCKRRNYITMKNRQNDRERIEMKKYCRWDRQHTLHRETR